The window TCCCAACGGGTCGCAGCGGCGCGGGCAGGGCGGGTCGAGGTGTCGGTCACCCCCGAAGTCTGCGGCGTGGCGCCGATCGGCAGTAGTCCCGACTCCGGGTGCCACCCACCCGGGGCACGCGGCGGTCGCGGTCGCGTCAGCCGAGCTGGGTCCGCAGGAACGTCGCGACGCGTCGGCTCATCGCCTCGTCGAGCTGGGCGATCGAGTGGGCCGTGCCCTCGACCTGCACGAACGTCACCGGCACGTCGTGCGACCGGAGCGTGGCCGCGAACTCCTGCGACTCCCACAGCGGGATGAACTCGTCCGTCGAGTGCCCGATGAAGAACGGTGCCGTGTCCGAGGTCACGTGGTACTCCGGCGACGCACGGGTGGCCGCCGGACACTTCGCGTAGGTCCGGCAGCCGAGGTAGAGCAACTGCTTCCGCTGGAAGGACGCCGACACGCCGTCGGCCCGGGTCGAGCGTGACGTCAGGTTCGTGGGGCCGCTCAGGTCGACGACCGCACGGATCCGGTCGCCCTCGGCGTACGCGGCGGACTCGTGGTCGGTCACCGCGAGCATCGCCGCGAGGTTGCCGCCCGCGCTCCCGCCGAACACCCCGACCCGCTGGGAGTCGACGTCGTAGGTCTCGAGCGTCGCGGGACGGAACACGTAGTCGAGCGCGCGGCGGACGTCGTCGAGGCCGGCCGGGAACGGATCGGTGGGGGCGAGCCGGTAGTCCACGTTGAACGTCACGAAGCCCTCGGACGCCAGGTACTTGCACACCGACCGGTAGGCGGCCGTGGCCTTGTCGCCGTGCGACCAGCTGCCGCCGTGGATCATCAGCACGGCCGGCCGACCGGTGGCGGCCGCAGCTGCTGCCGGATCGGCCGTCGCGGTGGCGGACGGCGTCGCCGTCGGGGTCGCGGTCGTCTCCGGGGCGCTGTCGGCCGGCAGGCAGACGTCGAGTCGCTGCAACGGGGCCGTGCCGTACGGCACGTCGGCGACCACGTCGATGCCGTGGTACTCCAGCGACAGCGGGTAGATGACGCTGTCCGCGGTGACCGTCGCGTTCTCGTCGCCGACGGGGTCCGTGCTGCAGGACGCGACCGCGCCGAGCGCCACGACCGCGGCGACGAGCGCGAGCACTGTGCGGCGGCCGGACTTCATCGGTTCCACGGTAGCCGCACCCGGAGCCGCCCACGTCACCCCAGCGGAGGAACCCAGCGGAGGACCCATGCCAGTGCCAGGATGAGAGCAGGGGGCATCCGCCGCCCGGACCGCAGGAGGACCCGTGAGCCGTCGCAAGGCCTGGAACGCCGATCCCGAACCGCTGCTCCGCGTCGAACCGGGCTTCCGCCTGGACCAGGTCGACCCGGACGCGACGCCGGGCTTCCCCGGCCGCAAGATCGACGGGCTCGAAGCGCTCGCCGCGGGGGCCTCCCGTCTCGCCGCCCTGCAGGAGCGGCTGTACGCGGCGTCGACCGCCGGCGACCAGCGCCGGGTGCTGCTCGTGCTGCAGGCGATGGACACCGCTGGCAAGGGCGGCATCGTCTCGCACGTCGTCGGTGCGGTCGACCCCAACGGCGTGCGCTACGCGGGCTTCAAGGCCCCGACGGCCGAGGAGCGCGAGCACGACTTCCTCTGGCGCATCGAGCGGCAGCTCCCGAGCGCCGGGCAGCTCGGCGTGTTCGACCGCTCGCACTACGAGGACGTCCTCATCCAGCGCATCCGGGCCTTCGCGGCGCCGGACGAGATCGAGCGACGCTACGGCGCGATCACCGACTTCGAGGACCGTCTCACCGCCGAGGGCACCACGATCGTCAAGGTGATGCTGCACATCTCGAAGGACGAACAGCGCGAACGCCTCGGCGAGCGACTGGACCGCCCCGACAAGCACTGGAAGTTCAACCCGGCCGACATCGACGAGCGCCTGCTGTGGGACCGCTACCAGGACGCCTACCAGATCGTGTTCGACCGGACCTCGACCCCGCAGGCGCCCTGGTACGTCGTGCCGGCGAACCGCAAGTGGTACGCCCGCTTGGCGGTGCAGCAGCTCCTGCTGCGTGCGCTCGAGGACATGCAGCTCTCGTGGCCGAAGGCGGACTTCGACGTAGCCGAGCAACGACAGCGGCTCGCCGAGTCCTGACGCCGGCGACGCGACCCCCGGACGTCGCCCGATCAGGGGTTGTGCGTCAGGAACAGCACCCAGATCGCCACGGGCTGCGCGATCACGCAGCACGCGAGGACGATCCACCGGCGACCAGGGGTGCGGTGGAGCGCGGGGATCCCGAGCAGGGGTGATGCCGGCAGGAGCAACCGGAACGTGCTCTGCTGCGGCAGGAACGTCGCGAACAGGTACAGCAGGTAGGACACCGATCCGAGCAGCGGGACCGACCCGATCTGACGGGTCGACCGCGACGACGACCACCATCCGACGACCACGACGGCGACGAGCACTCCGACGACACCGATGGGGCCTGCGAACCGCGCGGCCTGCAGGAACCACGGGGTCAGCGGCGCGAAGTGGTCCACGCTGAGGTGGAGCCGCCACCATGCGAGCTCCGTCTGCAGGTACGCGTCCGGGACACCGGTGGCGACGGCTGCGACGACAGGCCAGGCCAGTCCGGCGGTGGCCGTGACGAGCCCGGTGACGACGATCGCGACGCGCTCCCGCACGGTCACCGGGTCGCGTTCCACGAGGCGGATGACACCGTGCACCGCGAGGGCGAGCGGGATCGCGAGCGCGCCCGGTCGGGTGAAGGCGAGGACCGTGACGATCGGCAGGATCGTCCAGTACCGCCGTCGTTGCATCGCGATCAGCGCGGCGAACCCGAGCAGCAGGCCGAGTGATTCGGCGTAGGCGATCTGCAGGACGAACGCGAGCGGCCCGAACGCGAAGAACACGGCCGACCACAGTGCTGTGCTCCGGCCGACGTGGGGGCGGAGCAGGACCATGAGGGCGACCGTGGCAGCCCCGCCGAACGTGGTCGCGAGCAGCACCGCGACGACCGCCGGGTCTGCGCCGGTCAGGCTCACCGCGGCGACGATCGCGGGGAACACGGGCAGGAACGCCCACGCGTTCTGCTGCACCGTGCCCGCGCTGTCGGTCGGCAAGGTGCTCGGGTACCCCTGGCGGGCGATCTCCAGGAAGTACTGGCCGTCCCACGCGGCGGAGCGCTCGAAGAAGCCCTTCCAACCGGATGGGTCGCCGAACCCGACAGGATCGGTGGACGCGAAACCGACTAGGAACGTGACGGTCGTCACCACTCGGGCGATCCCGTACAGGCCGAGGAGGACGAGCCAGTCGGGAAGTGGGCGAGTTGCCGTTCGCATGCGAGCCTCCGGAGTGTCATGCAGTATCCATCATGTTACTGTGCATGCTCGACCATCACCTCGACAGGGAAATCCATGACGCATCGCAGTGACCGTGAGGGAACCCTCGTCGTCATCCCCACCTACAACGAGCGCGACAACCTCGAGTCGGTCATCGCCCGCGTCCACGCGGCCCGTCCTGAGGTGCAGGTGCTGGTCGTCGACGACGGCAGTCCGGACGGCACCGGCGCCATCGCGGATCGGCTCGCCCGAGGAGACGATCGCGTGCA of the Curtobacterium sp. TC1 genome contains:
- a CDS encoding alpha/beta hydrolase; the protein is MKSGRRTVLALVAAVVALGAVASCSTDPVGDENATVTADSVIYPLSLEYHGIDVVADVPYGTAPLQRLDVCLPADSAPETTATPTATPSATATADPAAAAAATGRPAVLMIHGGSWSHGDKATAAYRSVCKYLASEGFVTFNVDYRLAPTDPFPAGLDDVRRALDYVFRPATLETYDVDSQRVGVFGGSAGGNLAAMLAVTDHESAAYAEGDRIRAVVDLSGPTNLTSRSTRADGVSASFQRKQLLYLGCRTYAKCPAATRASPEYHVTSDTAPFFIGHSTDEFIPLWESQEFAATLRSHDVPVTFVQVEGTAHSIAQLDEAMSRRVATFLRTQLG
- a CDS encoding polyphosphate kinase 2 family protein, whose protein sequence is MSRRKAWNADPEPLLRVEPGFRLDQVDPDATPGFPGRKIDGLEALAAGASRLAALQERLYAASTAGDQRRVLLVLQAMDTAGKGGIVSHVVGAVDPNGVRYAGFKAPTAEEREHDFLWRIERQLPSAGQLGVFDRSHYEDVLIQRIRAFAAPDEIERRYGAITDFEDRLTAEGTTIVKVMLHISKDEQRERLGERLDRPDKHWKFNPADIDERLLWDRYQDAYQIVFDRTSTPQAPWYVVPANRKWYARLAVQQLLLRALEDMQLSWPKADFDVAEQRQRLAES